Within the Glycine max cultivar Williams 82 chromosome 12, Glycine_max_v4.0, whole genome shotgun sequence genome, the region AGGAAAACAGGTTTTATAGTCATCAAGATCAAGAATGAAACAACCAGAACACCCTCGTGGACGTGGTCTTATATTTAGAGGAATCATTGGCGAACTTTGAGGAAGAGAGGTTACAAATTCTAGAACAGCTCAAGGTATTGGAAGAAAAGCTAGTTATATAAGAACCCTCTCACCCCTCACTAAACAAACTCactcacaacacaacacaacttCAATTCAATGCTTCAAGCTATAAGCCCAACAAagcttaaagaaaaaaaatataagaaaaccaaaaaaattactaactcttgaaaaatgaaaatgggtAATCCTAGCATGGGAGGCTCAAAGAGAAGGCTTTCAAGCAGAGGGCTTGGAGGAGCCCTTAGGCAGCAAAGGGCAAGGCTTTACATAATTAGAAGGTGTGTGGTCATGCTCCTCTAGTGGCATAATTAGGGATCAAAGTTTTATTCAGGTATTTAACAAACTATAAAATGTAGCTTAAATACTCCTGAATGTTGATCATGTGCTAAGCTAGATAACATTATGTTGCTTACAATGATTTTCCTTTAAAGTTTTGTTTATCTTCAAGGATTGATTTGCAATTAATAAGTTTTGTTTATCTATTGTCAAAACTCTCTGACTCGTCTTTCAACTACAACAACCAAAGCCTTTCTCACCAGGCAGGGATACTTGCATGAATCAAAAGAGGCCATAATGTTCTACTGTGAATCATGTCTATAAACAAACCATTGACCTCTAAATCCTGCACTGCCATTATAAATGGCTCATCATTGTAACCACCTTTTTTTAGGTCAACTAAAGTAAAGCCCATTTTGTCTTTGCGTACCCCTGTATTCGCATGAACCCATCGACAACTAAACACAGGAACTCTAAATTGACCTTAATCCAGCTCCCATATATATTCAATGACTCCGTAGTACGGCATTGACGCGTTAATGGGATTATTATCAGAAACACTACTAAAGTGAGCTGCCTCACCCTCAACACCAACCCCGCTGTTCTGCATGGTACTTCTTGCATCCTATGACTTTGTGTAGAAAGCATAGCCGTTGATATCATAACCCTGCCAAGTGGGCACATTCAGATTTGGGCCAAGGGCTAATAGTCGGAGGGTTTCGGAAGCTGTGGCATCGGCAAAAATACACTGCCTAAACCAGTTGACAAAAGTTCTATTATGTTCCTGCAACAACCTCATCTTGTTCATTCTTGGGTTTTTAGCTGACAATTGGTTTTTGTGAGAATGTATGTACGACATCACCTCTGCTGTGTTGTTTAACACATATAGATGCGCTTGGGACAGCCTTTGCAAATTCATGGTGACAACATCAAATCCTCAAGTTCCCTTACCTTGACTCGAGGGTTGATGCCGATTTTGAGGAACACCGACTGGTTGTGCGTTACTTATATAATTTGATGAAAACTCTATTGCTTCTTCAGCAACATATCTTTCAACTATGCTTGCTTCTGGACAATATTGGTTCTTTGTGTATCCTTTCAGCACCTTCATGAACCTTTCAATCGGATACATCCATCGTAAATAAACCAGGCCACACAACCTAACCTCGCGaaccagatgaacaattaaatgGATCATTATGTCAAAGAATGAGGGggaaaaatacatctccaattgaCAGACAATAATGGCAGCTTCATTCTCCAAAATATCCAACTGCGATGGGTCAATAACCTTGTTGCAGAtagcattaaagaaaaaacacaagcgAGTGATGGCATTACAAACTTTTTCAGGTAAGATTCCACGAATGGCCACTGGTAAAAGTTGTTGCATTAGTACGTGGCAATCATGGGATTTCAGGCCAATCAATTCCAATTCCTTAATTGACACAAGCCTCTtcatatttgaagagtatccttgagGAACTTTGACATTTGCTAGACAATGACGAAAACTTTTTTTCTCAGCTGTGGACATTGTGTAACATGTTGGGGGCAAATATGTCCTAGCACCTCGTAAAACTGGATGTAGTTGCTCCCGTATACCCAACTCAACCAAATCCTGACGAGATTTTACACCATCCTTTGTCTTCCCCTTAATGTTAAGGAGGGTGTCAATCAAACtatcacacacatttttctccacatgcataacgtCCAAACAATGCCGAACATCCAGATTGCACCAATATGGGAGATAGAAGAATATTGACCTTTTTTTCCAAATGTTCTTCGCAGACATGTCCTTTTTTTGTGTCTTACCAAAGGTAGTTTCTATGTCTCTGACCCTTTGGTAAACATCATGAGCAGATAATGGTTCAGGCGCTATTTCAACCTCATTATCTCCATTAAACGCCTTCTTCAAACGCCGATATGGGTGATTTCGGCTTAAAAATCTTCCGTGCCTTGTATAGACTGTCTTCTTCCCATGGGTTAGTTGGATGtaacaagtatttttttcacaaataggACATGCATGGTGTCCTTTGACACTGTATCAGCTCAAATTACCATAAGCGGGAAAATCGTTAATCGTACAGAAGAGCATTGCACGCAAGTTGAATGACTGTTTAGAATTTGCATCATACACTTCAACCCCATCAACCCACAGTTTGGTCAAGTCTTCTATCAAAGGAGCCAAGTACACGTCAATATCATTTCCGGGTTATTTTGGACCAACTATCATCATAGAGAGCAACATATATTTGCGCTTCATGGACAACCATGGaggaaggttgtaaatcattAATAATACCGACCACGAACTATGATTGGTGGTCAAGTTACCAAAGGGATTCATTCCATCTTAGGCAAGCGCAAGCCTTAGGTTTCTAGGCTCTTGTGCAAAAGATGGATACAAGGAGTCAAATGTCTTCCATTGTGTGCAATCAGCGGGGTGTCTGATCATACCATCCATTCTTCTTTCATCTACATGCCACCTTAAGTATTTAGAATCCTGTACACTCGCAAACAACCGCTTCAACCTAGGTATTATTGGAAAATACCAACAAACCTTTGTTGGACGACTACTAGCGCTGGCTGAACCTTCAGTACCTTCCCCATCGTTGCCCTTGTACCGTGAAAGTCCGCAAGTGGGGCAGAATCGCATATCCGGAAACTCATTTCTGTAGAGAAGGCAATCATTCGGACATGCATGGATTCTTTGGTTGCTGAATGTATTTGGGCAAATGACAAAAACTCTTCAACCCCATGTTGATATGCTTCGCTTATACGAGGTGCTGTAATCCAAGATCGGTCCATGCTCAGTGTTGTCTAATACAAAGCACGATGATGGGAGGCAAAACAACAAATGTTGTATATGAGATAAGAAGCTACAATTCCTTCTTTGCAATCACAGCTTTCCTAAGCCAAATGAACAAACAAACAAGGAAATTTAACAAATGGAGAAAAGGTTTAAGAATAAGAATGTGCAAGCAGATGTTTGGACTTAATGGAAAAGAACATGGTAGGGAAGAATGAACATATAATAGGGGAATGAGGTCCATAGCATCAACTTGATATCAGATGAAAAGAAGAGAGGGACGGGGGAAATTTAAGccaaaaaggagaaagagaggAAATGGATCTACCATATTTAGATTTCGTAATGGATTGGAATCAAAATATACAGTTTATTatcataacaacaacaacaaaagccttATCTCACTAGGTAAAGTCAGCTACATTAACTACAAAACATCTTTAATCTTGATTAAAGACCAAATCTTTAGAGATATTAGGCCTTATATTGATGATCTAATTATAGAACTTAATTAGGTTAAATATTTAGAGATATTAGACCTTATATTCATCTGATTTCTCGGTCAAGATTGACTACAAAACCATGCCACAAAATATTGCTCCTCCTAATGTGTACTCCACTTCAAGATCCATGGGGAACAATAAGGACGTCAACATGGGTTTCAATCTCACGTGGATCTTCCAAGTTGATCCGGGTTCCATGTACCTTACAAGGTTGCATTTTTGTGACTATTTCTATTCCAAAGTGAatgaaattgttttcaaaatcttcATCAACAATCAAACGGCGGAGGCTGAAGCTGATGTGATTGGGTGGACAGGAGGTAAAGGCGTGCCAACTTATACAGATTATGTGATATATGTGAAAGATGAGGCAGGTGATGATCAACTCTGGCTTGCTTTGCACCCTGCACTTGAAACAAAGCCAGAATTTTATGATTCATTGCTCAATGGGGTGGAGGTGTTCAAGCTCAACGACACAGACTTATCTGGTCCCAATCCTCGACCTTCTGAGATGTAGATTCAACACGAGGAGCACGCAAAGACTTTCCAAAACAAACATGGTAGTAATAAGACTTTTGTTATTGGTAGTGCTGCTGGGGGTGCTGCAGGTTTTGCCTTAGTGGCTGCAATACTTGTTGTTGTTCAACaccaacagaaaaaaaaaagctccaGGATCATACAACACATCAAGCTGGCTACCTATTTACAGGAATTCACACACCGCAGGCACCAAAACCTCTGGGTCAGGGAAGAGTGTTGGTAGTGCCAACATATCAGCCATGGCTCAAGGATTGTGCCGTTATTTCTCCTTACAAGAGATGAAACAAGCGACCAAGAATTTTGATGAGTCAAATGTGATAGGGGTAGGAGGGTTTGGAAAGGTTTACAAGGGTGTTATTGATAATGGGTTCAAAGTGGCTATCAAAAGATCGAATCCGCAATCAGAACAAGGAGTAAACGAGTTCCAGACTGAGATTGAGATGCTGTACAAGTTGAGACACAAGCATTTGGTGTCCTTGATTGGTTTTTGCGAGGAGGGTAATGAGATGTGTCTGGTTTATGACTACATGGCACATGACACCTTGAGGGAGCACCTTTACAAAGGAAACAAGCCATTGGACACACTATCTTGGAAGCAAAGGTTGGAGATCTGCATAGGAGCTGCAAGAGGCCTTCACTACCTTCACACGGGTGCAAAGTACACCATCATTCATAGAGATGTCAAAACAACCAACATTCTCCTTGATGAAAATTGGGTTGCCAAGGTTTCAGATTTTGGACTTTCCAAAACGGGCCCAAACATGAACCAAGGTCATGTTAGTACACCCTTGAAAGGTAGCTTTGGATACTTGGATCCTGAATATTTCAGGAGGCATCAATTGACCGAGAAATCAAATGTGTACTCATTTGGGGTTGTTTTATTTGAGGCACTTTATTTGAGGAAGGTAGCTTTGGATACTTGAATTCACAGTTATAAGATAGGAGTTATGCTAGTGTCCTTAACCATATCAATTACAACCAacaataaattgaaatttaattttttaatccaagTTGCATACTGCtgattataagaaaatt harbors:
- the LOC106795388 gene encoding uncharacterized protein translates to MKMGNPSMGGSKRRLSSRGLGGALRQQRARLYIIRRCVVMLL